A part of Magnetospirillum sp. ME-1 genomic DNA contains:
- the thiS gene encoding sulfur carrier protein ThiS has protein sequence MKLVINGEERNFSASMTVEALLGELGVDSRKVAVERNLEIVPKSSYAQVAVNDGDKLEIVAFIGGGSGPADTFTVAGKTFTSRLLVGTGKYKDFEETAEAIEASGAEIVTVAVRRVNLSDPSKPMLVDYVSPKKYTFLPNTAGCYTADESVRTLRLAREAGGWNLVKLEVLGDQTTLYPNMPETLKAAEALIKDGFEVMVYCSDDPIQAKMLEDMGCVAIMPLGSLIGSGLGILNPTTIRIIKESVKVPVLVDAGVGTASDAAVAMELGCDGVLMNTAIAHAKDPVRMARAMKLAIEAGRLSYLAGRMPKKSYADPSSPTSGLI, from the coding sequence ATGAAGCTGGTGATCAATGGCGAGGAGCGGAACTTTTCCGCCTCCATGACCGTCGAGGCCCTGTTGGGCGAGTTGGGTGTCGATTCCCGCAAGGTGGCGGTGGAACGCAATCTGGAGATCGTTCCCAAATCCTCCTACGCCCAGGTGGCGGTGAATGACGGCGACAAGCTGGAAATCGTCGCGTTTATCGGCGGCGGCTCTGGTCCTGCCGACACCTTCACCGTGGCCGGCAAGACCTTTACCTCGCGGCTGCTGGTGGGCACCGGCAAGTACAAGGATTTCGAGGAGACGGCCGAGGCCATCGAGGCGTCGGGCGCCGAAATCGTCACCGTGGCGGTGCGCCGGGTGAACCTGTCCGACCCGTCCAAGCCCATGCTGGTGGATTACGTCAGCCCCAAGAAGTACACCTTCCTGCCCAACACGGCGGGCTGCTACACCGCCGACGAATCGGTGCGCACGCTGCGTCTGGCGCGCGAGGCCGGCGGCTGGAATCTGGTCAAGCTGGAGGTGCTGGGCGACCAGACCACGCTCTACCCCAACATGCCCGAGACCCTGAAGGCCGCCGAGGCCCTGATCAAGGACGGGTTCGAGGTGATGGTCTACTGTTCCGACGACCCCATCCAGGCCAAGATGCTGGAAGACATGGGCTGCGTCGCCATCATGCCCCTGGGCTCGCTGATCGGCTCGGGCTTAGGCATTCTCAACCCCACCACCATCCGCATCATCAAGGAGAGCGTGAAGGTCCCCGTCCTGGTGGATGCCGGCGTCGGCACCGCGTCCGATGCGGCGGTGGCCATGGAACTGGGCTGCGACGGCGTGCTGATGAACACCGCCATCGCCCATGCCAAGGATCCGGTGCGCATGGCCCGCGCCATGAAACTGGCCATCGAGGCCGGGCGGCTGTCCTATCTGGCGGGTCGCATGCCCAAGAAGAGCTATGCCGACCCCTCGTCACCCACCTCCGGCCTGATCTGA